A genome region from Meleagris gallopavo isolate NT-WF06-2002-E0010 breed Aviagen turkey brand Nicholas breeding stock chromosome 7, Turkey_5.1, whole genome shotgun sequence includes the following:
- the LOC109368623 gene encoding nebulin-like isoform X10 — protein MGIPTPVTPEMERVKRNQENISSVLYKEELGTGTPIPVTPEVERVKRNQEHISSVLYKESVGTGTPTPITPEMERVKRNQEICSSVLYKENIGKATPTPVTPEMERVKRNQEIISSVLYKENVGKVTPTPITPEMERVKRNQEIISSVLYKENLGRATPTPITPEMERVKRNQEQISSVVYKEGLGKATPTPVTPEMERVRRNQEQISSVLYKEQLAKGTPTPMTPEMERAKRNQENISSVLYSDSFRKQVQGKAAYVLDTPEMRRVRETQKHISTVKYHEDFEKNKGTFTPVVTDPITERVKKNMQDFSDISYRGIQRRVVQMEQKRVDQDQENLTGLRVWRTNPGSVFDYDPAEDNIQSRSLHMISVQAQRRSREHSRSASALSISGGDEKSEPSEGLNQHLSYYSNEGFFTTTATVGYKHAKTIELPQQRSASVATQQTTVSSVPSHPSTAGKTYRAMYDYTAADADEVSFKDGDTIVNVQAIDEGWMYGTVQRTGKTGMLPANYVEAV, from the exons ATGGGCATCCCAACCCCGGTCACTCCAGAGATGGAGAGAGTCAAACGCAACCAGGAGAACATTAGCTCG GTGTTGTACAAAGAGGAGCTGGGGACAGGGACCCCAATACCTGTCACTCCTGAAGTTGAGAGAGTCAAACGCAATCAAGAACACATTAGCTCG GTGTTGTACAAAGAGAGCGTGGGGACGGGGACCCCCACCCCCATCACTCCAGAGATGGAGAGGGTCAAACGCAACCAAGAGATCTGTAGCTCG GTGTTGTATAAGGAGAACATAGGGAAAGCCACCCCAACCCCTGTGACTCCTGAGATGGAGAGAGTCAAACGCAATCAAGAGATCATTAGCTCG GTTTTGTACAAGGAAAATGTGGGGAAAGTGACCCCAACACCAATCACTCCAGAGATGGAGAGAGTCAAACGCAATCAAGAAATCATTAGCTCG GTGTTGTACAAAGAGAACTTGGGGCGAGCAACCCCCACCCCTATCACTCCTGAGATGGAGAGAGTGAAACGCAATCAAGAACAGATTAGCTCG GTTGTGTACAAGGAAGGCTTAGGGAAGGCGACCCCCACACCGGTCACTCCCGAGATGGAGCGAGTCAGACGCAACCAGGAACAAATTAGCTCG GTGTTGTACAAAGAACAGCTGGCAAAAGGAACCCCAACCCCGATGACCCCTGAGATGGAGAGAGCGAAGCGCAACCAGGAAAACATCAGCTCA GTCCTTTACTCAGACAGCTTCCGAAAACAAGTACAAGGCAAAGCTGCTTATGTTCTGGACACACCTGAAATGCGGCGTGTGCGGGAGACACAGAAACACATCTCTACA GTGAAATACCATGAAgattttgagaaaaacaaaggtactTTCACACCTGTAGTCACTGACCCCATAACAGAACGTGTGAAGAAGAACATGCAGGACTTCAGTGACATCAGCTACAGAGGCATTCAGAGACGAGTGGTACAAATGGAGCAGAAGCGCGTGGACCAGGACCAGGAGAATCTGACAG GTCTTCGTGTGTGGCGCACAAATCCCGGCTCTGTCTTTGACTACGACCCTGCAGAGGACAACATTCAGTCCAGGAGCTTACACATGATCTCAG TCCAAGCACAGCGCCGCAGCAGGGAGCACTCCCGCTCTGCCAGTGCCCTGAGCATCAGCGGAGGGGATGAGAAATCAGAGCCCTCGGAGGGATTGAATCAGCACCTGTCCTACTACAGCAACGAAGGCTTCTTCACCACCACTGCCACAG TGGGTTATAAACATGCTAAGACCATAGAGCTGCCACAACAACGGTCAGCCTCTGTTGCCACTCAGCAAACCACCGTGTCATCAGTTCCTTCCCACCCATCCACTGCTGGG AAGACATACCGGGCCATGTATGACTACACAGCAGCCGACGCTGACGAGGTTTCCTTCAAGGATGGTGACACGATTGTCAACGTGCAAGCCATTGATGAAGGCTGGATGTATGGGACCGTGCAGAGAACTGGCAAGACAGGTATGCTGCCAGCCAACTACGTGGAGGCTGTGTGA
- the LOC109368623 gene encoding nebulin-like isoform X6 yields the protein MGIPTPVTPEMERVKRNQENISSVLYREGLGIGTPVPVTPEMERVKRNQEIFSSVVYKENVGMGTPTPVTPEIERAKRNQEHISSVLYKENVGMGTPTPVTPEIERVKRNQEHVSSVLYKENVGMGTPTPVTPEIERAKRNQEHVSSVLYKEELGTGTPIPVTPEVERVKRNQEHISSVLYKENIGKATPTPVTPEMERVKRNQEIISSVLYKENVGKVTPTPITPEMERVKRNQEIISSVLYKENLGRATPTPITPEMERVKRNQEQISSVVYKEGLGKATPTPVTPEMERVRRNQEQISSVLYKEQLAKGTPTPMTPEMERAKRNQENISSVLYSDSFRKQVQGKAAYVLDTPEMRRVRETQKHISTVKYHEDFEKNKGTFTPVVTDPITERVKKNMQDFSDISYRGIQRRVVQMEQKRVDQDQENLTGLRVWRTNPGSVFDYDPAEDNIQSRSLHMISVQAQRRSREHSRSASALSISGGDEKSEPSEGLNQHLSYYSNEGFFTTTATVGYKHAKTIELPQQRSASVATQQTTVSSVPSHPSTAGKTYRAMYDYTAADADEVSFKDGDTIVNVQAIDEGWMYGTVQRTGKTGMLPANYVEAV from the exons ATGGGCATCCCAACCCCGGTCACTCCAGAGATGGAGAGAGTCAAACGCAACCAGGAGAACATTAGCTCG GTGTTGTACAGAGAGGGGCTGGGAATTGGAACCCCAGTGCCTGTGACCCCTGAGATGGAGAGGGTCAAACGCAACCAGGAAATCTTTAGCTCG GTGGTGTACAAAGAGAACGTGGGGATGGGGACCCCCACCCCTGTCACTCCTGAGATTGAGAGAGCCAAACGCAATCAAGAACACATTAGCTCG GTGTTGTACAAAGAGAACGTGGGGATGGGGACCCCCACCCCTGTCACTCCTGAGATTGAGAGAGTGAAACGCAATCAAGAACACGTTAGCTCG GTGTTGTACAAAGAGAACGTGGGGATGGGAACCCCCACCCCTGTCACTCCTGAGATTGAGAGAGCCAAACGCAATCAAGAACACGTTAGCTCG GTGTTGTACAAAGAGGAGCTGGGGACAGGGACCCCAATACCTGTCACTCCTGAAGTTGAGAGAGTCAAACGCAATCAAGAACACATTAGCTCG GTGTTGTATAAGGAGAACATAGGGAAAGCCACCCCAACCCCTGTGACTCCTGAGATGGAGAGAGTCAAACGCAATCAAGAGATCATTAGCTCG GTTTTGTACAAGGAAAATGTGGGGAAAGTGACCCCAACACCAATCACTCCAGAGATGGAGAGAGTCAAACGCAATCAAGAAATCATTAGCTCG GTGTTGTACAAAGAGAACTTGGGGCGAGCAACCCCCACCCCTATCACTCCTGAGATGGAGAGAGTGAAACGCAATCAAGAACAGATTAGCTCG GTTGTGTACAAGGAAGGCTTAGGGAAGGCGACCCCCACACCGGTCACTCCCGAGATGGAGCGAGTCAGACGCAACCAGGAACAAATTAGCTCG GTGTTGTACAAAGAACAGCTGGCAAAAGGAACCCCAACCCCGATGACCCCTGAGATGGAGAGAGCGAAGCGCAACCAGGAAAACATCAGCTCA GTCCTTTACTCAGACAGCTTCCGAAAACAAGTACAAGGCAAAGCTGCTTATGTTCTGGACACACCTGAAATGCGGCGTGTGCGGGAGACACAGAAACACATCTCTACA GTGAAATACCATGAAgattttgagaaaaacaaaggtactTTCACACCTGTAGTCACTGACCCCATAACAGAACGTGTGAAGAAGAACATGCAGGACTTCAGTGACATCAGCTACAGAGGCATTCAGAGACGAGTGGTACAAATGGAGCAGAAGCGCGTGGACCAGGACCAGGAGAATCTGACAG GTCTTCGTGTGTGGCGCACAAATCCCGGCTCTGTCTTTGACTACGACCCTGCAGAGGACAACATTCAGTCCAGGAGCTTACACATGATCTCAG TCCAAGCACAGCGCCGCAGCAGGGAGCACTCCCGCTCTGCCAGTGCCCTGAGCATCAGCGGAGGGGATGAGAAATCAGAGCCCTCGGAGGGATTGAATCAGCACCTGTCCTACTACAGCAACGAAGGCTTCTTCACCACCACTGCCACAG TGGGTTATAAACATGCTAAGACCATAGAGCTGCCACAACAACGGTCAGCCTCTGTTGCCACTCAGCAAACCACCGTGTCATCAGTTCCTTCCCACCCATCCACTGCTGGG AAGACATACCGGGCCATGTATGACTACACAGCAGCCGACGCTGACGAGGTTTCCTTCAAGGATGGTGACACGATTGTCAACGTGCAAGCCATTGATGAAGGCTGGATGTATGGGACCGTGCAGAGAACTGGCAAGACAGGTATGCTGCCAGCCAACTACGTGGAGGCTGTGTGA
- the LOC109368623 gene encoding nebulin-like isoform X4, with amino-acid sequence MGIPTPVTPEMERVKRNQENISSVLYREGLGIGTPVPVTPEMERVKRNQEIFSSVLYKENVGMGTPTPVTPEIERVKRNQEHVSSVLYKENVGMGTPTPVTPEIERAKRNQEHVSSVLYKEELGTGTPIPVTPEVERVKRNQEHISSVLYKESVGTGTPTPITPEMERVKRNQEICSSVLYKENIGKATPTPVTPEMERVKRNQEIISSVLYKENVGKVTPTPITPEMERVKRNQEIISSVLYKENLGRATPTPITPEMERVKRNQEQISSVVYKEGLGKATPTPVTPEMERVRRNQEQISSVLYKEQLAKGTPTPMTPEMERAKRNQENISSVLYSDSFRKQVQGKAAYVLDTPEMRRVRETQKHISTVKYHEDFEKNKGTFTPVVTDPITERVKKNMQDFSDISYRGIQRRVVQMEQKRVDQDQENLTGLRVWRTNPGSVFDYDPAEDNIQSRSLHMISVQAQRRSREHSRSASALSISGGDEKSEPSEGLNQHLSYYSNEGFFTTTATVGYKHAKTIELPQQRSASVATQQTTVSSVPSHPSTAGKTYRAMYDYTAADADEVSFKDGDTIVNVQAIDEGWMYGTVQRTGKTGMLPANYVEAV; translated from the exons ATGGGCATCCCAACCCCGGTCACTCCAGAGATGGAGAGAGTCAAACGCAACCAGGAGAACATTAGCTCG GTGTTGTACAGAGAGGGGCTGGGAATTGGAACCCCAGTGCCTGTGACCCCTGAGATGGAGAGGGTCAAACGCAACCAGGAAATCTTTAGCTCG GTGTTGTACAAAGAGAACGTGGGGATGGGGACCCCCACCCCTGTCACTCCTGAGATTGAGAGAGTGAAACGCAATCAAGAACACGTTAGCTCG GTGTTGTACAAAGAGAACGTGGGGATGGGAACCCCCACCCCTGTCACTCCTGAGATTGAGAGAGCCAAACGCAATCAAGAACACGTTAGCTCG GTGTTGTACAAAGAGGAGCTGGGGACAGGGACCCCAATACCTGTCACTCCTGAAGTTGAGAGAGTCAAACGCAATCAAGAACACATTAGCTCG GTGTTGTACAAAGAGAGCGTGGGGACGGGGACCCCCACCCCCATCACTCCAGAGATGGAGAGGGTCAAACGCAACCAAGAGATCTGTAGCTCG GTGTTGTATAAGGAGAACATAGGGAAAGCCACCCCAACCCCTGTGACTCCTGAGATGGAGAGAGTCAAACGCAATCAAGAGATCATTAGCTCG GTTTTGTACAAGGAAAATGTGGGGAAAGTGACCCCAACACCAATCACTCCAGAGATGGAGAGAGTCAAACGCAATCAAGAAATCATTAGCTCG GTGTTGTACAAAGAGAACTTGGGGCGAGCAACCCCCACCCCTATCACTCCTGAGATGGAGAGAGTGAAACGCAATCAAGAACAGATTAGCTCG GTTGTGTACAAGGAAGGCTTAGGGAAGGCGACCCCCACACCGGTCACTCCCGAGATGGAGCGAGTCAGACGCAACCAGGAACAAATTAGCTCG GTGTTGTACAAAGAACAGCTGGCAAAAGGAACCCCAACCCCGATGACCCCTGAGATGGAGAGAGCGAAGCGCAACCAGGAAAACATCAGCTCA GTCCTTTACTCAGACAGCTTCCGAAAACAAGTACAAGGCAAAGCTGCTTATGTTCTGGACACACCTGAAATGCGGCGTGTGCGGGAGACACAGAAACACATCTCTACA GTGAAATACCATGAAgattttgagaaaaacaaaggtactTTCACACCTGTAGTCACTGACCCCATAACAGAACGTGTGAAGAAGAACATGCAGGACTTCAGTGACATCAGCTACAGAGGCATTCAGAGACGAGTGGTACAAATGGAGCAGAAGCGCGTGGACCAGGACCAGGAGAATCTGACAG GTCTTCGTGTGTGGCGCACAAATCCCGGCTCTGTCTTTGACTACGACCCTGCAGAGGACAACATTCAGTCCAGGAGCTTACACATGATCTCAG TCCAAGCACAGCGCCGCAGCAGGGAGCACTCCCGCTCTGCCAGTGCCCTGAGCATCAGCGGAGGGGATGAGAAATCAGAGCCCTCGGAGGGATTGAATCAGCACCTGTCCTACTACAGCAACGAAGGCTTCTTCACCACCACTGCCACAG TGGGTTATAAACATGCTAAGACCATAGAGCTGCCACAACAACGGTCAGCCTCTGTTGCCACTCAGCAAACCACCGTGTCATCAGTTCCTTCCCACCCATCCACTGCTGGG AAGACATACCGGGCCATGTATGACTACACAGCAGCCGACGCTGACGAGGTTTCCTTCAAGGATGGTGACACGATTGTCAACGTGCAAGCCATTGATGAAGGCTGGATGTATGGGACCGTGCAGAGAACTGGCAAGACAGGTATGCTGCCAGCCAACTACGTGGAGGCTGTGTGA
- the LOC109368623 gene encoding nebulin-like isoform X1: protein MGIPTPVTPEMERVKRNQENISSVLYREGLGIGTPVPVTPEMERVKRNQEIFSSVVYKENVGMGTPTPVTPEIERAKRNQEHISSVLYKENVGMGTPTPVTPEIERVKRNQEHVSSVLYKENVGMGTPTPVTPEIERAKRNQEHVSSVLYKEELGTGTPIPVTPEVERVKRNQEHISSVLYKESVGTGTPTPITPEMERVKRNQEICSSVLYKENIGKATPTPVTPEMERVKRNQEIISSVLYKENVGKVTPTPITPEMERVKRNQEIISSVLYKENLGRATPTPITPEMERVKRNQEQISSVVYKEGLGKATPTPVTPEMERVRRNQEQISSVLYKEQLAKGTPTPMTPEMERAKRNQENISSVLYSDSFRKQVQGKAAYVLDTPEMRRVRETQKHISTVKYHEDFEKNKGTFTPVVTDPITERVKKNMQDFSDISYRGIQRRVVQMEQKRVDQDQENLTGLRVWRTNPGSVFDYDPAEDNIQSRSLHMISVQAQRRSREHSRSASALSISGGDEKSEPSEGLNQHLSYYSNEGFFTTTATVGYKHAKTIELPQQRSASVATQQTTVSSVPSHPSTAGKTYRAMYDYTAADADEVSFKDGDTIVNVQAIDEGWMYGTVQRTGKTGMLPANYVEAV from the exons ATGGGCATCCCAACCCCGGTCACTCCAGAGATGGAGAGAGTCAAACGCAACCAGGAGAACATTAGCTCG GTGTTGTACAGAGAGGGGCTGGGAATTGGAACCCCAGTGCCTGTGACCCCTGAGATGGAGAGGGTCAAACGCAACCAGGAAATCTTTAGCTCG GTGGTGTACAAAGAGAACGTGGGGATGGGGACCCCCACCCCTGTCACTCCTGAGATTGAGAGAGCCAAACGCAATCAAGAACACATTAGCTCG GTGTTGTACAAAGAGAACGTGGGGATGGGGACCCCCACCCCTGTCACTCCTGAGATTGAGAGAGTGAAACGCAATCAAGAACACGTTAGCTCG GTGTTGTACAAAGAGAACGTGGGGATGGGAACCCCCACCCCTGTCACTCCTGAGATTGAGAGAGCCAAACGCAATCAAGAACACGTTAGCTCG GTGTTGTACAAAGAGGAGCTGGGGACAGGGACCCCAATACCTGTCACTCCTGAAGTTGAGAGAGTCAAACGCAATCAAGAACACATTAGCTCG GTGTTGTACAAAGAGAGCGTGGGGACGGGGACCCCCACCCCCATCACTCCAGAGATGGAGAGGGTCAAACGCAACCAAGAGATCTGTAGCTCG GTGTTGTATAAGGAGAACATAGGGAAAGCCACCCCAACCCCTGTGACTCCTGAGATGGAGAGAGTCAAACGCAATCAAGAGATCATTAGCTCG GTTTTGTACAAGGAAAATGTGGGGAAAGTGACCCCAACACCAATCACTCCAGAGATGGAGAGAGTCAAACGCAATCAAGAAATCATTAGCTCG GTGTTGTACAAAGAGAACTTGGGGCGAGCAACCCCCACCCCTATCACTCCTGAGATGGAGAGAGTGAAACGCAATCAAGAACAGATTAGCTCG GTTGTGTACAAGGAAGGCTTAGGGAAGGCGACCCCCACACCGGTCACTCCCGAGATGGAGCGAGTCAGACGCAACCAGGAACAAATTAGCTCG GTGTTGTACAAAGAACAGCTGGCAAAAGGAACCCCAACCCCGATGACCCCTGAGATGGAGAGAGCGAAGCGCAACCAGGAAAACATCAGCTCA GTCCTTTACTCAGACAGCTTCCGAAAACAAGTACAAGGCAAAGCTGCTTATGTTCTGGACACACCTGAAATGCGGCGTGTGCGGGAGACACAGAAACACATCTCTACA GTGAAATACCATGAAgattttgagaaaaacaaaggtactTTCACACCTGTAGTCACTGACCCCATAACAGAACGTGTGAAGAAGAACATGCAGGACTTCAGTGACATCAGCTACAGAGGCATTCAGAGACGAGTGGTACAAATGGAGCAGAAGCGCGTGGACCAGGACCAGGAGAATCTGACAG GTCTTCGTGTGTGGCGCACAAATCCCGGCTCTGTCTTTGACTACGACCCTGCAGAGGACAACATTCAGTCCAGGAGCTTACACATGATCTCAG TCCAAGCACAGCGCCGCAGCAGGGAGCACTCCCGCTCTGCCAGTGCCCTGAGCATCAGCGGAGGGGATGAGAAATCAGAGCCCTCGGAGGGATTGAATCAGCACCTGTCCTACTACAGCAACGAAGGCTTCTTCACCACCACTGCCACAG TGGGTTATAAACATGCTAAGACCATAGAGCTGCCACAACAACGGTCAGCCTCTGTTGCCACTCAGCAAACCACCGTGTCATCAGTTCCTTCCCACCCATCCACTGCTGGG AAGACATACCGGGCCATGTATGACTACACAGCAGCCGACGCTGACGAGGTTTCCTTCAAGGATGGTGACACGATTGTCAACGTGCAAGCCATTGATGAAGGCTGGATGTATGGGACCGTGCAGAGAACTGGCAAGACAGGTATGCTGCCAGCCAACTACGTGGAGGCTGTGTGA
- the LOC109368623 gene encoding nebulin-like isoform X8: protein MGTPTPVTPEIERAKRNQEHISSVLYKENVGMGTPTPVTPEIERVKRNQEHVSSVLYKENVGMGTPTPVTPEIERAKRNQEHVSSVLYKEELGTGTPIPVTPEVERVKRNQEHISSVLYKESVGTGTPTPITPEMERVKRNQEICSSVLYKENIGKATPTPVTPEMERVKRNQEIISSVLYKENVGKVTPTPITPEMERVKRNQEIISSVLYKENLGRATPTPITPEMERVKRNQEQISSVVYKEGLGKATPTPVTPEMERVRRNQEQISSVLYKEQLAKGTPTPMTPEMERAKRNQENISSVLYSDSFRKQVQGKAAYVLDTPEMRRVRETQKHISTVKYHEDFEKNKGTFTPVVTDPITERVKKNMQDFSDISYRGIQRRVVQMEQKRVDQDQENLTGLRVWRTNPGSVFDYDPAEDNIQSRSLHMISVQAQRRSREHSRSASALSISGGDEKSEPSEGLNQHLSYYSNEGFFTTTATVGYKHAKTIELPQQRSASVATQQTTVSSVPSHPSTAGKTYRAMYDYTAADADEVSFKDGDTIVNVQAIDEGWMYGTVQRTGKTGMLPANYVEAV, encoded by the exons ATGGGGACCCCCACCCCTGTCACTCCTGAGATTGAGAGAGCCAAACGCAATCAAGAACACATTAGCTCG GTGTTGTACAAAGAGAACGTGGGGATGGGGACCCCCACCCCTGTCACTCCTGAGATTGAGAGAGTGAAACGCAATCAAGAACACGTTAGCTCG GTGTTGTACAAAGAGAACGTGGGGATGGGAACCCCCACCCCTGTCACTCCTGAGATTGAGAGAGCCAAACGCAATCAAGAACACGTTAGCTCG GTGTTGTACAAAGAGGAGCTGGGGACAGGGACCCCAATACCTGTCACTCCTGAAGTTGAGAGAGTCAAACGCAATCAAGAACACATTAGCTCG GTGTTGTACAAAGAGAGCGTGGGGACGGGGACCCCCACCCCCATCACTCCAGAGATGGAGAGGGTCAAACGCAACCAAGAGATCTGTAGCTCG GTGTTGTATAAGGAGAACATAGGGAAAGCCACCCCAACCCCTGTGACTCCTGAGATGGAGAGAGTCAAACGCAATCAAGAGATCATTAGCTCG GTTTTGTACAAGGAAAATGTGGGGAAAGTGACCCCAACACCAATCACTCCAGAGATGGAGAGAGTCAAACGCAATCAAGAAATCATTAGCTCG GTGTTGTACAAAGAGAACTTGGGGCGAGCAACCCCCACCCCTATCACTCCTGAGATGGAGAGAGTGAAACGCAATCAAGAACAGATTAGCTCG GTTGTGTACAAGGAAGGCTTAGGGAAGGCGACCCCCACACCGGTCACTCCCGAGATGGAGCGAGTCAGACGCAACCAGGAACAAATTAGCTCG GTGTTGTACAAAGAACAGCTGGCAAAAGGAACCCCAACCCCGATGACCCCTGAGATGGAGAGAGCGAAGCGCAACCAGGAAAACATCAGCTCA GTCCTTTACTCAGACAGCTTCCGAAAACAAGTACAAGGCAAAGCTGCTTATGTTCTGGACACACCTGAAATGCGGCGTGTGCGGGAGACACAGAAACACATCTCTACA GTGAAATACCATGAAgattttgagaaaaacaaaggtactTTCACACCTGTAGTCACTGACCCCATAACAGAACGTGTGAAGAAGAACATGCAGGACTTCAGTGACATCAGCTACAGAGGCATTCAGAGACGAGTGGTACAAATGGAGCAGAAGCGCGTGGACCAGGACCAGGAGAATCTGACAG GTCTTCGTGTGTGGCGCACAAATCCCGGCTCTGTCTTTGACTACGACCCTGCAGAGGACAACATTCAGTCCAGGAGCTTACACATGATCTCAG TCCAAGCACAGCGCCGCAGCAGGGAGCACTCCCGCTCTGCCAGTGCCCTGAGCATCAGCGGAGGGGATGAGAAATCAGAGCCCTCGGAGGGATTGAATCAGCACCTGTCCTACTACAGCAACGAAGGCTTCTTCACCACCACTGCCACAG TGGGTTATAAACATGCTAAGACCATAGAGCTGCCACAACAACGGTCAGCCTCTGTTGCCACTCAGCAAACCACCGTGTCATCAGTTCCTTCCCACCCATCCACTGCTGGG AAGACATACCGGGCCATGTATGACTACACAGCAGCCGACGCTGACGAGGTTTCCTTCAAGGATGGTGACACGATTGTCAACGTGCAAGCCATTGATGAAGGCTGGATGTATGGGACCGTGCAGAGAACTGGCAAGACAGGTATGCTGCCAGCCAACTACGTGGAGGCTGTGTGA
- the LOC109368623 gene encoding nebulin-like isoform X5: MGIPTPVTPEMERVKRNQENISSVLYREGLGIGTPVPVTPEMERVKRNQEIFSSVVYKENVGMGTPTPVTPEIERAKRNQEHISSVLYKENVGMGTPTPVTPEIERVKRNQEHVSSVLYKEELGTGTPIPVTPEVERVKRNQEHISSVLYKESVGTGTPTPITPEMERVKRNQEICSSVLYKENIGKATPTPVTPEMERVKRNQEIISSVLYKENVGKVTPTPITPEMERVKRNQEIISSVLYKENLGRATPTPITPEMERVKRNQEQISSVVYKEGLGKATPTPVTPEMERVRRNQEQISSVLYKEQLAKGTPTPMTPEMERAKRNQENISSVLYSDSFRKQVQGKAAYVLDTPEMRRVRETQKHISTVKYHEDFEKNKGTFTPVVTDPITERVKKNMQDFSDISYRGIQRRVVQMEQKRVDQDQENLTGLRVWRTNPGSVFDYDPAEDNIQSRSLHMISVQAQRRSREHSRSASALSISGGDEKSEPSEGLNQHLSYYSNEGFFTTTATVGYKHAKTIELPQQRSASVATQQTTVSSVPSHPSTAGKTYRAMYDYTAADADEVSFKDGDTIVNVQAIDEGWMYGTVQRTGKTGMLPANYVEAV, translated from the exons ATGGGCATCCCAACCCCGGTCACTCCAGAGATGGAGAGAGTCAAACGCAACCAGGAGAACATTAGCTCG GTGTTGTACAGAGAGGGGCTGGGAATTGGAACCCCAGTGCCTGTGACCCCTGAGATGGAGAGGGTCAAACGCAACCAGGAAATCTTTAGCTCG GTGGTGTACAAAGAGAACGTGGGGATGGGGACCCCCACCCCTGTCACTCCTGAGATTGAGAGAGCCAAACGCAATCAAGAACACATTAGCTCG GTGTTGTACAAAGAGAACGTGGGGATGGGGACCCCCACCCCTGTCACTCCTGAGATTGAGAGAGTGAAACGCAATCAAGAACACGTTAGCTCG GTGTTGTACAAAGAGGAGCTGGGGACAGGGACCCCAATACCTGTCACTCCTGAAGTTGAGAGAGTCAAACGCAATCAAGAACACATTAGCTCG GTGTTGTACAAAGAGAGCGTGGGGACGGGGACCCCCACCCCCATCACTCCAGAGATGGAGAGGGTCAAACGCAACCAAGAGATCTGTAGCTCG GTGTTGTATAAGGAGAACATAGGGAAAGCCACCCCAACCCCTGTGACTCCTGAGATGGAGAGAGTCAAACGCAATCAAGAGATCATTAGCTCG GTTTTGTACAAGGAAAATGTGGGGAAAGTGACCCCAACACCAATCACTCCAGAGATGGAGAGAGTCAAACGCAATCAAGAAATCATTAGCTCG GTGTTGTACAAAGAGAACTTGGGGCGAGCAACCCCCACCCCTATCACTCCTGAGATGGAGAGAGTGAAACGCAATCAAGAACAGATTAGCTCG GTTGTGTACAAGGAAGGCTTAGGGAAGGCGACCCCCACACCGGTCACTCCCGAGATGGAGCGAGTCAGACGCAACCAGGAACAAATTAGCTCG GTGTTGTACAAAGAACAGCTGGCAAAAGGAACCCCAACCCCGATGACCCCTGAGATGGAGAGAGCGAAGCGCAACCAGGAAAACATCAGCTCA GTCCTTTACTCAGACAGCTTCCGAAAACAAGTACAAGGCAAAGCTGCTTATGTTCTGGACACACCTGAAATGCGGCGTGTGCGGGAGACACAGAAACACATCTCTACA GTGAAATACCATGAAgattttgagaaaaacaaaggtactTTCACACCTGTAGTCACTGACCCCATAACAGAACGTGTGAAGAAGAACATGCAGGACTTCAGTGACATCAGCTACAGAGGCATTCAGAGACGAGTGGTACAAATGGAGCAGAAGCGCGTGGACCAGGACCAGGAGAATCTGACAG GTCTTCGTGTGTGGCGCACAAATCCCGGCTCTGTCTTTGACTACGACCCTGCAGAGGACAACATTCAGTCCAGGAGCTTACACATGATCTCAG TCCAAGCACAGCGCCGCAGCAGGGAGCACTCCCGCTCTGCCAGTGCCCTGAGCATCAGCGGAGGGGATGAGAAATCAGAGCCCTCGGAGGGATTGAATCAGCACCTGTCCTACTACAGCAACGAAGGCTTCTTCACCACCACTGCCACAG TGGGTTATAAACATGCTAAGACCATAGAGCTGCCACAACAACGGTCAGCCTCTGTTGCCACTCAGCAAACCACCGTGTCATCAGTTCCTTCCCACCCATCCACTGCTGGG AAGACATACCGGGCCATGTATGACTACACAGCAGCCGACGCTGACGAGGTTTCCTTCAAGGATGGTGACACGATTGTCAACGTGCAAGCCATTGATGAAGGCTGGATGTATGGGACCGTGCAGAGAACTGGCAAGACAGGTATGCTGCCAGCCAACTACGTGGAGGCTGTGTGA